One Salvia splendens isolate huo1 chromosome 12, SspV2, whole genome shotgun sequence genomic window carries:
- the LOC121758401 gene encoding uncharacterized protein LOC121758401, with the protein MDYDRMQEPFEEEDDDVFYCELRRQVLQLTAEDDDDDVCDAMVRKQGPYVGAPQPVCYHDWPGIDEGCGFAAPAWIVNLWRSGNGTGVFIPQGVQSRRTDRSRRKNGRGKGHRKGHKRVERMNHFLL; encoded by the exons ATGGATTATGACAGGATGCAGGAGCCCTTCGAGGAGGAAGATGACGATGTTTTCTACTGCGAACTTCGCAGGCAAGTCTTGCAATTGACAGCTGAAGACGATGACGATGATGTTTGTGATGCGATGGTCCGTAAACAAGGCCCGTATGTTGGCGCTCCACAGCCTGTTTGCTATCACGATTGGCCCGGGATTGACGAGGGCTGCGGTTTTGCTGCGCCTGCatggatcgtcaacttgtggcgAAGTGGAAATGGGACCGGTGTTTTCATACCTCAAGGAGTTCAGTCTAGAAGAACAGACAGATCAA GAAGGAAGAATGGTAGAGGAAAGGGACACAGAAAGGGACACAAGCGAGTAGAGAGAATGAATCATTTTCTACTATAG
- the LOC121759284 gene encoding putative late blight resistance protein homolog R1B-17, which yields MADAAVEFLLENLKQLLLYNANLILDVKDQVELLYNDLTLFKAFLKDSTEKRSKHETVKELVKHIRNVVYEAEDAIDTFVAHAAVHKARKHIGKAIHFMDYSKKLHSVAHKIQSIRLRVKDIYENKKFGFEALHIGGGSDRASKEKKAPIVEEDNVVGFEDEAEKVVDLLNRGSVDLEVISIVGMPGLGKTTLAKMIYRDPKIEYEFYKRAWVYVSQDYSRKEVFLHILSSFVQLTDDMYKMNDENLAKELSQLLDKSKYLVVMDDVWTEEAWNDLKIAFPKNNKGSRILITSRIKKVAKHANPNAEPHNLRFLNPDESWRLLQRKALGSENCPDELVRDGRHIANVCRGLPLAIVVIGGVLLEKGMDGWGQVASCVDAYIAMDEAKRMDSFIALSYNDLPYHLKACFIYLGMFPEDFEIPVWKLVRLWIAEGFIQHKEGMSLEDYAEEYLEDLVNRNLVMVGEFRSNGKLKTCRVHDMLREFCKKEAQEENFFQEIRRFDQSTFVSSNPASERYRRLSIHSRVLNYISSKPNGPQVRSFLCFSTEESILPPEHISSIPAAFKLLRVLDGRSIIFTRFPTDLTQLVHLRYIVLSCTFKILPAALSSLWNIQTLVVETSSRTLEIKADIWKMIQLRHVKTSASTTLPRPLSKSRKSKDDVLMIGNLQTLSTISPESCTEDMFARIPNLKVLGIRGQLAKLLENKGGSMLFDGLGKLSHLENLKLLNDVFPRPPSEGRLTSLPQRYKFPTKLKKLTLSDTLLDWKEMSTLGMLENLEILKLKDNAFKGNWWQPDDGGFRSLKILHIGRTDLVTWHASAHHFPRLRNLFLKHCTYLGSLPLGFAEILSLQFIDLYCTNTSAAASARTIKQKKEEILGNQGTILKLSVYPPDQ from the exons ATGGCCGACGCCGCCGTGGAGTTCCTTCTGGAGAATCTGAAGCAGCTGCTTCTCTACAATGCTAACCTCATCCTAGACGTGAAGGATCAGGTCGAGCTCCTCTACAACGACCTCACCTTGTTCAAGGCCTTCCTCAAGGACTCCACCGAGAAGCGGAGCAAGCACGAGACGGTCAAGGAGCTCGTCAAGCACATCCGCAACGTCGTCTACGAGGCCGAGGACGCAATCGACACCTTCGTAGCCCACGCCGCCGTTCACAAGGCGCGGAAGCACATTGGCAAAGCCATCCATTTCATGGATTACTCCAAGAAGCTTCACAGCGTGGCGCATAAGATTCAGTCGATTCGTTTGAGAGTGAAGGATATTTACGAGAATAAGAAGTTTGGATTCGAAGCTCTGCACATTGGGGGCGGATCTGACCGAGCCTCCAAGGAGAAAAAG GCTCCgattgttgaagaagacaatgTTGTGGGATTCGAAGATGAGGCAGAAAAAGTGGTGGATCTTCTCAATAGAGGATCTGTTGATCTTGAAGTCATCTCGATCGTTGGTATGCCAGGGCTTGGTAAGACGACATTGGCTAAAATGATTTATCGTGATCCGAAAATCGAGTACGAATTCTACAAGCGTGCTTGGGTTTATGTTTCTCAAGACTACAGTCGTAAAGAAGTGTTCCTCCACATTCTAAGTAGTTTTGTGCAACTCACTGACGATATGTATAAGATGAATGACGAAAATCTGGCTAAAGAGCTCTCTCAACTCTTGGATAAATCGAAGTACTTGGTTGTTATGGACGACGTGTGGACTGAGGAGGCGTGGAATGATCTCAAGATTGCCTTCCCCAAGAACAACAAGGGGAGTAGAATCTTGATAACTAGTCGGATCAAGAAGGTTGCCAAGCATGCTAATCCGAATGCAGAACCTCATAATCTGCGGTTTTTAAATCCAGACGAGAGTTGGAGGTTGCTCCAGAGGAAGGCATTGGGTTCAGAGAATTGCCCTGATGAATTGGTGAGAGATGGAAGACATATAGCCAATGTTTGCCGTGGTTTACCACTTGCAATTGTCGTGATTGGAGGGGTTCTGCTAGAGAAAGGGATGGACGGGTGGGGGCAGGTTGCTAGTTGTGTGGATGCATACATTGCCATGGATGAGGCGAAACGCATGGATAGTTTCATAGCTCTCAGTTACAATGACCTGCCTTACCACTTGAAAGCATGTTTTATCTACCTTGGGATGTTTCCAGAGGATTTTGAGATCCCCGTGTGGAAATTGGTTCGCTTATGGATTGCAGAAGGATTCATACAACACAAGGAGGGGATGAGCCTGGAGGATTACGCGGAGGAATACTTAGAGGATCTTGTCAATAGAAATTTGGTGATGGTGGGAGAGTTCAGATCCAATGGTAAACTCAAAACATGTCGTGTTCATGACATGTTGCGTGAGTTCTGCAAAAAAGAAGCACAAGAAGAGAATTTCTTCCAAGAAATAAGGCGTTTTGATCAAAGCACTTTTGTGTCTTCCAATCCAGCCTCTGAAAGGTATCGCCGCCTTTCCATTCATTCCCGCGTCTTGAATTATATCTCCTCAAAACCAAATGGCCCACAAGTTCGTTCGTTCTTGTGCTTCTCGACTGAGGAGAGTATCCTACCGCCAGAGCACATCTCATCCATCCCTGCTGCATTTAAGTTGCTCCGAGTGTTAGATGGCCGCTCCATCATTTTCACGCGTTTTCCCACTGATCTCACTCAACTCGTCCATTTGAGGTATATAGTACTTTCTTGCACCTTTAAGATTCTTCCTGCTGCCTTATCCAGCCTTTGGAACATTCAAACTCTAGTTGTTGAGACTTCTTCGCGCACACTTGAAATCAAAGCGGATATATGGAAGATGATTCAGTTGAGGCATGTGAAAACCAGTGCATCCACTACTCTGCCACGCCCTCTCTCTAAATCAAGAAAGAGTAAAGATGATGTCTTGATGATAGGGAACCTACAAACCCTTTCAACCATATCGCCCGAGAGTTGCACAGAGGACATGTTTGCCAGGATTCCCAACCTGAAAGTTCTAGGCATTCGTGGTCAGTTGGCTAAACTTCTCGAGAATAAGGGCGGGAGCATGCTATTTGATGGTCTCGGGAAACTGAGCCATCTCGAAAATCTGAAGTTGTTGAATGATGTGTTTCCTCGTCCACCTTCAGAAGGGAGATTGACTAGCCTTCCTCAGAGGTACAAATTCCCAACAAAGCTCAAGAAACTCACTCTCTCAGATACTTTACTCGATTGGAAGGAGATGTCGACTCTAGGAATGCTGGAAAACCTTGAGATCCTCAAATTGAAAGATAATGCATTTAAGGGAAATTGGTGGCAGCCAGATGATGGCGGCTTTCGTTCTCTCAAAATTCTGCATATTGGAAGGACCGATCTAGTGACCTGGCATGCTTCGGCTCATCACTTCCCCAGGCTTAGAAATCTTTTCCTTAAACACTGCACTTACCTCGGGTCACTTCCCTTAGGCTTTGCAGAAATTTTGAGTCTCCAGTTTATTGATCTATATTGTACAAACACATCAGCTGCTGCTTCTGCTAGAACCATTAAGCAGAAAAAGGAAGAGATTCTAGGCAATCAAGGGACCATATTGAAGCTCTCTGTTTATCCTCCGGATCAATGA